One Osmerus mordax isolate fOsmMor3 chromosome 26, fOsmMor3.pri, whole genome shotgun sequence DNA segment encodes these proteins:
- the tdrd5 gene encoding tudor domain-containing protein 5, whose translation MTQEQMLAELKKDVRSLLMSAKMGLAPDQLKRDYANMVGHPLPLRSFGFRNVLDMVREMPDVVALDYLADGSLMLKAISDDSTRGIEELVARQRVAKGKTSNRRGGMAFFSPRYLHRSGPITPMVLPRRGWAPPALPAQLRTQLRVLLSQGPISLSALEVSFARCFGQPLRVTNYGFYSVAEMLGAAADMVVVQQGRSGSVLSLKGQPPVTSRVRTQPARTPSLKPPKPALTIEAVVRPAVNSQAPVESPRPPSTQNHVACLSKAPLSRSPCPGATERGQHSPGATERGQHMEPTAPEPQPSSKDQLFQKCIIKLEQEMQQCILENGHAGTVSSELKTRLRQVVSQNSEGISVHDLPSEYKRAFGEELPVIQSGFLSVTEMAGALNDTLHLRPVKEGKGVRWMVADIKHVSQSQPEPSGPGGEESGEGLNPSRAGYYLSSKESPWEGPQSDPVAEDDDPPGCDEALGITNKTYHQMADPYPTMRVITGGEALVPPDALRGQRLRAPTRRSPRALVPVLVEWVESPSHFYLRFDENQETRALENMMMEMRSCYTCPKVSERYRLPPRYVRRGQACCVAPRDMWFYRVVIHRVLSDTQVEVYYVDFGDLTNVDRASLKFLKSCYSELPAQAVPSCLVGVKPIRAEWSAEATGSFQKLCCERTLVAALHSYQRDVLQLFLCDTHTEEDVYAHSALQDQGHGLHCSSAASAAHCGQLNPVTLYLGEGVFDEGMEIEDEPGPAEPSLDSPTTPQPSPSPSPPLKAPYPGLDDLPELEVFKELNSQVQDHKLDQFEVLRREEPVLCCSVWDQAWTPDPDPRELSPALVAPPQPSSLPAPQPSSLPAPQPSSLPAPQPSSLPAPQPSSIRTLSLHTPELMETQSCYYGLPFTPVRSPTKFIFPLFGRLG comes from the exons ATGACCCAAGAACAGATGCTCGCTGAGCTGAAGAAGGATGTGCGCTCTCTCCTCATGTCGGCTAAAATGGGCCTAGCCCCTGACCAATTGAAACGGGATTACGCCAACATGGTTGGCCATCCACTTCCTCTGAGGTCCTTTGGGTTCCGCAACGTGCTGGATATGGTCAGGGAGATGCCTGATGTGGTTGCCTTGGACTACCTGGCAGATGGCAGCTTGATGTTAAAAG CTATTTCAGACGACAGCACCCGAGGCATTGAAGAGCTGGTGGCCAGGCAACGCGTTGCCAAAGGTAAGACCTCCAACCGAAGGGGAGGCATGGCCTTCTTCTCCCCCCGCTACCTCCACCGCTCTGGTCCCATCACCCCCATGGTGCTGCCCAGGCGGGGATGggctcccccagccctccccgccCAGCTCCGCACCCAGCTCCGCGTGCTGCTCTCCCAGGGGCCCATCAGCCTGTCGGCGCTGGAGGTCTCCTTCGCCCGCTGCTTCGGACAGCCGCTGCGTGTCACCAACTACGGCTTCTACTCCGTCGCCGAGATGCTGGGGGCGGCGGCGGACATGGTGGTGGTCCAGCAGGGCCGGTCGGGCTCAGTGCTGAGCCTGAAGGGGCAGCCGCCGGTCACGTCCCGGGTCAGGACCCAGCCGGCGAGGACACCTTCCCTGAAGCCTCCCAAGCCGGCCTTGACAATTGAGGCGGTCGTGAGGCCAGCGGTGAATTCGCAAG CTCCAGTGGAAAGCCCCAGGCCGCCGAGCACTCAGAACCATGTGGCGTGTCTCTCCAAAGCCCCGCTCTCCAGAAGCCCCTGCCCAGGGGCCACAGAGAGGGGCCAGCACAGCCCAGGGGCCACAGAGAGGGGCCAGCACATGGAGCCCACCGCACCTGAGCCCCAGCCTTCCTCTAAGGACCAGCTGTTCCAGAAATGTATCATCAAG CTTGAGCAGGAAATGCAGCAGTGCATCCTGGAGAATGGACATGCAGGCACAGTCAGCTCAGAGCTGAAGACCAGGCTCCGACAG GTGGTCAGTCAGAACAGTGAAGGAATATCTGTACATGATCTCCCTTCAGAATACAAG AGGGCGTTTGGGGAGGAGCTACCCGTGATACAGAGTGGCTTTCTGAGCGTGACGGAGATGGCGGGCGCTCTGAACGACACGCTCCACCTCAGACCCGTGAAGGAGGGCAAGGGTGTCCGCTGGATGGTCGCGGACATCAAACACGTCAGCCAATCCCAGCCAG agcccaGCGGtcctggtggagaggagagtggggagggcCTCAACCCGTCCAGAGCAGGGTACTACCTCAGCTCCAAGGAGTCCCCCTGGGAAGGCCCACAGAGTGACCCTGTTGCCGAGGACGATGACCCCCCAGGGTGTGACGAGGCGCTTGGCATCACCAACAAGACCTACCACCAG aTGGCAGATCCGTACCCCACCATGCGGGTGATCACGGGTGGCGAGGCGCTGGTCCCCCCCGACGCACTGCGCGGGCAGCGCTTGCGGGCGCCCACCCGCAGAAGCCCCCGGGCCCTGGTGCCCGTGCTGGTGGAGTGGGTGGAGTCGCCCAGCCACTTCTACCTGCGCTTCGACGAGAACCAGGAGACCCGCGCCCTGGAGAACATGATGATGGAGATGAG gagcTGCTACACCTGTCCCAAGGTGTCTGAGCGCTACCGTCTCCCCCCGCGCTACGTACGGCGGGGCCAGGCGTGCTGCGTGGCGCCCAGGGACATGTGGTTCTACCGCGTGGTCATCCACCGCGTGCTCAGCGACACCCAGGTCGAGGTCTACTACGTGGACTTTGGAGACCTCACCAACGTGGACCGGGCCAGCCTCAAGTTCCTCAA GTCTTGTTATTCTGAGCTCCCAGCACAAGCAGTCCCCTCGTGTCTAGTTGGAGTCAAGCCTATCAGA GCCGAGTGGAGCGCCGAGGCCACCGGCTCCTTCCAGAAGCTGTGCTGTGAGCGCACCCTGGTGGCCGCCCTCCACAGCTACCAGCGGGACGTCCTGCAGCTGTTCCTGTGCGACACGCACACGGAGGAGGACGTGTACGCGCACAGCGCCCTGCAGGACCAGGGCCACGGCCTCCACTGCAGCTCCGCCGCCAGCGCCGCG CACTGTGGCCAGTTGAACCCCGTGACCCTGTACCTCGGGGAGGGCGTGtttgatgaagggatggagataGAGGACGAGCCGGGCCCAGCAGAGCCCAGCCTCGACAGCCCCACAACTCCAcaacccagcccctctccctcaccaccgCTGAAG GCTCCTTATCCTGGCCTTGACGACCTTCCAGAACTGGAGGTCTTCAAGGAACTGAACTCCCAGGTCCAg gatcacaagcTGGACCAGTTTGAGgtgctgaggagggaggagccagtCCTGTGCTGCAGCGTCTGGGACCAGGCCTGGACACCGGACCCCGATCCCAGAGAG CTGAGCCCGGCCCTCGTGgcgcccccccagccctccagcctcccagccccacagccctccagcctcccagctccccagccctccagcctcccagctccccagccctccagcctcccagccccccagccctccagcatCAGGACTCTCAGCCTCCACACCCCTGAACTGATGGAGACTCAGAGCTGCTATTACG gtctGCCTTTCACTCCTGTCCGCTCGCCCACCAAGTTTATCTTCCCTCTGTTTGGGAGACTCGGCTAG